A genomic window from Leishmania major strain Friedlin complete genome, chromosome 18 includes:
- a CDS encoding putative cholinephosphate cytidylyltransferase A, which produces MPHLLEHSFLFTTEERQLIYHANSDVNTRPVGFVTRIFYPIWICISKHLLSDLVAPNAITLAGLLSSMQAYQLINTYYHFGNQQHDPHAVLVDVKSSLQAFGLRGAGQVPLAAEKTVVGEMASAYKAGPGAAAKTAKAMGAAAAAAAAAATSAASGQILRPPETDYVDFFHTDRTVQTATVLAILLLVISITCGSLDGVHARRCRSATSLGDIFSRICSSMARVFMALTLLEVFQIEDVCTKWYFLLALQLIELNTVLGRISASNLKKDRVKNLAYIATYCFRESELSFLMVLLLIARWFYPTACRDILGVILAKAQVGYNTLVVATFVSIALLKMKKLYKGIILLCLAARVLPLFYLLPLSQYSLLSVIGDAMMVGLLSIEVYVSHLAQRRIHAAVFFLCLGSLLNDVLSVAGSIMYLIAMLVDLSYSLNVPLFTPVRNVFIDGVFDLCHAGHKKLMANALKFGNRLIVGVCSDEECASYKRPPIMTTEERINEVRLCKYVSEVIPNSPVTGITAEMIRYYNIHVVVCGEEYNTPTDTYYAVPRRMGILCTVPRTPGISTSVLISRIRAASDSSIEAKDRKSDKPTVKDGA; this is translated from the coding sequence ATGCCGCATCTGCTTGAGCACAGCTTTCTCTTTACTACAGAGGAGCGACAACTCATTTACCATGCCAACAGTGACGTCAACACCCGCCCCGTGGGCTTCGTCACTCGCATCTTCTACCCCATCTGGATTTGTATCAGCAAGCATCTGCTCAGCGATCTTGTAGCGCCGAACGCCATCACATTGGCAGGGCTTCTTAGCAGTATGCAGGCATACCAGCTCATTAACACGTACTACCATTTTGGCAATCAGCAGCACGACCCGCATGCGGTACTGGTTGATGTGAAGTCGTCGTTGCAGGCGTTTGGGCTCCGTGGCGCCGGCCAGGTACCCCTCGCAGCTGAGAAGACTGTCGTGGGAGAGATGGCCTCTGCCTACAAAGCCGGgccaggcgctgcggccaaGACGGCCAAGGCCAtgggtgccgccgctgccgccgctgccgccgctgccacaaGTGCTGCGAGCGGTCAAATCTTAAGGCCTCCAGAGACCGACTACGTGGACTTTTTCCATACTGACCGCACGGTGCAGACGGCCACGGTCCTGGCGATTCTGCTCCTGGTCATCTCTATCACGTGCGGCTCCTTGGacggcgtgcacgcgcggcgctgtcgcagcgccaccagcctGGGCGACATCTTCTCCCGCATCTGCTCCTCCATGGCGCGCGTCTTTATGGCGCTAACGCTGCTGGAGGTGTTTCAAATCGAGGACGTGTGCACGAAGTGGTACTTCCTGCTCGCCCTGCAACTGATTGAGCTGAACACGGTGCTTGGCCGCATTAGTGCGTCGAACTTGAAGAAGGACCGCGTGAAGAATTTGGCGTACATTGCGACATACTGCTTCCGTGAATCGGAGTTGTCGTTCCTCATGGTGTTGCTTCTCATCGCCCGCTGGTTCTACCCTACCGCGTGCCGCGACATCCTCGGCGTCATCTTGGCCAAGGCGCAGGTGGGCTACAAcaccctcgtcgtcgccacctTCGTGAGCATTGCGCTGCTCAAGATGAAGAAGCTGTACAAGGGGATTATTTTGctctgcctcgccgcgcgtgtgctgccgctcttctACCTCTTGCCGCTAAGCCAGTACAGCTTGCTGAGCGTCATTGGCGATGCCATGATGGTAGGGCTGCTGTCCATCGAGGTGTACGTCAGCCACCTCGCCCAGCGCCGCATCCACGCCGCAGTTTTCTTCCTTTGCCTCGGCTCGCTGTTGAACGACGTGCTCTCTGTGGCCGGGTCTATCATGTACTTGATTGCCATGCTGGTGGACTTGTCGTACTCGCTGAACGTGCCGCTTTTCACGCCTGTGCGTAACGTGTTCATCGACGGCGTCTTCGACCTCTGCCACGCCGGACACAAGAAACTGATGGCCAACGCTCTCAAGTTTGGCAACCGTCTCATCGTTGGCGtctgcagcgacgaggagtgCGCCTCATACAAACGTCCGCCGATCATGACCACCGAAGAGCGCATCAATGAGGTGCGCCTGTGCAAGTACGTCTCAGAAGTGATTCCGAACTCACCAGTGACGGGAATCACAGCGGAAATGATCCGGTACTACAATATACACGTAGTTGTGTGTGGTGAGGAGTACAACACGCCGACAGACACGTACTACGCGGTACCGCGCCGCATGGGCATCCTGTGCACAGTGCCGAGAACTCCCGGTATCTCCACCAGCGTTCTCATCTCGCGCATCCGTGCCGCCAGTGACAGCTCAATAGAGGCGAAGGACAGGAAGAGCGACAAGCCAACGGTGAAGGACGGGGCATGA